One window of the Macaca thibetana thibetana isolate TM-01 chromosome 1, ASM2454274v1, whole genome shotgun sequence genome contains the following:
- the FPGT gene encoding fucose-1-phosphate guanylyltransferase: MRAVQRGLREGGAMAAARDPPEVSLREATQRKLRRFSELRGKLVAPGEFWDIVAITAADEKQELAYNHQLSEKLKRKELPLGVRYHVFVDPAGAKIGNGGSTLCALQRLEKLYGDKWNSFIILLIHSGGYSQRLPNASALGKIFTALPLGNPIYQMLELKLAMYIDFPLHMNPGILVTCADDIELYSIGEFEFIRFDKPGFTALAHPSTLTIGTTHGVFVLDPFDDLKHRDLEYRSCHRFLHKPSIEKMYQFNAVCRPGIFCQQDFAGGDIADLKVDSDYVYTDSLFYMDHKSAKMLLAFYEKIGTLGCEIDAYGDFLQALGPGATVEYTRNTSNVVKEGSELVEMRQRIFHLLKGTSLNVVVLNNSKFYHIGTTEEYLFYFTSDNSLKSELGLQSITFSIFPDIPECSCKTSCIIQSILDSRCSVAPGSVVEYSRLGPDVSIGENCIISGSYILTKAALPAHSFVCSLSLKMNRCLKYSTMAFGVQDNLKKSVKTLSDIKLLQFFGVCFLSCLDVWNLKVTEELFSGNKTCLSLWTARIFPVCSSLSDSVTTSLKMLNAVKNESAFSLNSYKLLSIEEMLIYKDVEDMITYREQIFLEISLKSNLI; the protein is encoded by the exons ATGCGTGCTGTGCAGCGCGGTCTCAGGGAAGGTGGGGCTATGGCAGCTGCTAGGGACCCTCCGGAAGTATCGCTGCGAGAAGCCACCCAGCGAAAATTGCGGAGGTTTTCCGAGCTGAGAG GCAAACTGGTAGCACCTGGAGAATTCTGGGACATAGTTGCAATAACAGCGGCTGATGAAAAACAGGAACTTGCTTACAACCACCAGCTGtcagaaaagctgaaaagaaaGGAGTTACCCCTTGGAGTTCGGTATCACGTTTTTGTAGATCCTGCTGGAGCCAAAATTG gaaatggAGGATCAACACTTTGTGCCCTTCAACGTTTGGAAAAGCTATATGGAGATAAATGGAATTCTTTTATCATCCTATTGATTCACTCTG gtGGCTACAGTCAACGACTTCCAAATGCAAGTGCTCTGGGAAAAATTTTCACTGCTTTACCTCTTGGTAACCCCATTTATCAGATGCTAGAATTAAAACTAGCCATGTACATTGATTTCCCCTTACATATGAATCCTGGAATTTTGGTAACCTGTGCAGATGATATTGAACTTTATAGTATTGGAGAATTTGAGTTTATTAGGTTTGACAAACCTGGCTTTACCGCTTTAGCTCATCCTTCTACTTTGACAATAGGTACCACACATGGAGTATTTGTCTTAGATCCTTTTGATGATTTAAAACATAGAGACCTTGAATACAGATCTTGCCATCGTTTTCTTCATAAGCCCAGCATAGAAAAGATGTATCAATTTAATGCTGTGTGTAGACCTGGAATTTTTTGTCAACAGGACTTTGCTGGGGGTGACATCGCCGATCTTAAAGTAGACTCTGACTATGTCTACACAGATAGCCTATTTTATATGGATCATAAATCAGCAAAAATGTTACTtgctttttatgaaaaaataggCACACTGGGCTGTGAAATAGATGCCTATGGTGACTTTTTACAGGCTTTAGGACCTGGAGCAACTGTGGAGTACACCAGAAACACATCAAATGTCGTTAAAGAAGGGTCAGAGTTGGTAGAAATGAGGCAGAGAATATTTCATCTTCTTAAAGGAACATCACTAAATGTTGTTGTTCTTAATAACTCCAAATTTTATCACATTGGAACAACCGaagaatatttgttttactttaccTCAGATAACAGTTTAAAGTCAGAGCTCGGCTTACAGTCCATAACTTTTAGTATCTTTCCAGATATACCAGAATGCTCTTGCAAAACATCCTGTATCATTCAAAGCATACTGGATTCAAGATGTTCTGTAGCACCTGGCTCAGTTGTGGAGTATTCTAGATTGGGGCCTGATGTTTCCATTGGGGAAAACTGCATTATTAGTGGTTCTTATATCCTAACAAAAGCTGCCCTCCCTGCACATTCTTTTGTGTGTTCCTTAAGTTTAAAGATGAATAGATGCTTAAAGTATTCAACTATGGCATTTGGAGTGCAAGACAACTTGAAAAAGAGTGTGAAAACATTGTCAGATATAAAGTTACTTCAATTCTTTGGAGTCTGTTTCCTGTCATGCTTAGATGTTTGGAATCTTAAAGTTACAGAGGAACTGTTCTCTGGTAACAAGACGTGTCTGAGTTTGTGGACTGCACGCATTTTCCCAGTTTGTTCTTCTTTGAGTGATTCAGTTACAACATCCCTAAAGATGTTAAATGCTGTTAAGAACGAGTCAGCATTCAGCCTGAATAGCTATAAGTTGTTGTCCATTGAAGAAATGCTTATCTACAAAGATGTAGAAGATATGATAACTTACAGGGAACAAATTTTTCTAGAAATcagtttaaaaagcaatttgatttag